A stretch of the Conger conger chromosome 3, fConCon1.1, whole genome shotgun sequence genome encodes the following:
- the LOC133123654 gene encoding uncharacterized protein LOC133123654, with protein MGMVQWWTLLWILTYCLTLSTEVLVQYKYFISGDYQEVSLQAPAEPKGTEFIWEWTSHDGRYRNARIITMQSNGKYSWNLKRAHISKQGKYDLSLEPELENAGVFTFFQTKPEKVNLVQFEVFAVVKPLRSLRAHEGSDVTMSCEVSHLPDSATLAWERDREPTANTTLIYNNTAHIIIHSVDQHSEGTYNCTLRRNGALIFSVPNELKVTKGTFETKHTLYRGSLNSSEAVLICHYQGSYTEASWFWESASCAEL; from the exons ATGGGGATGGTACAGTGGTGGACCCTACTCTGGATATTGACGTACTGTCTCACACTTTCAACTGAGG tgttggTGCAGTACAAATACTTCATTTCTGGGGATTATCAGGAGGTCTCTCTACAAGCCCCTGCTGAGCCCAAAGGGACAGAATTCATCTGGGAGTGGACATCTCATGACGGACGATACAGAAACGCTCGTATAATAACTATGCAGTCCAATGGAAAGTATTCATGGAATCTTAAACGGGCGCACATTTCAAAACAAGGAAAGTACGACCTTTCTCTGGAACCAGAGTTAGAAAATGCAGGCGTTTTTACTTTCTTTCAAACTAAACCAGAGAAAGTAAATTTGGTGCAGTTTGAAGTGTTTGCTGTAG TGAAACCATTGCGCTCTCTCAGAGCACATGAAGGATCTGATGTGACCATGAGCTGTGAGGTATCCCACCTTCCAGATTCAGCtacactggcctgggaacgggacagagaacccactgctaacacaacgctgatctacaacaacactgcccacatcatcatccacagtgtTGACCAACACAGTGAGGGAACCTATAACTGTACACTCCGACGGAACGGAGCACTTATTTTCAGCGTTCCCAATGAACTTAAAGTCACCAAGG GaacatttgaaacaaaacacactctgtacagaggGAGTTTGAACAGCAGTGAGGCGGTGCTCATCTGCCATTATCAGGGCTCATACACAGAAGCCTCCTGGTTTTGG GAATCAGCCAGTTGTGCTGAACTGTGA